One window from the genome of Paraneptunicella aestuarii encodes:
- the rluD gene encoding 23S rRNA pseudouridine(1911/1915/1917) synthase RluD, with protein MSSSRETVELSAQLEDQHIGQRMDQVLAELFPDYSRSRIKDWILAGGVKIDGQVVDKPRTKMLGNESIEVTGFIEVHSAHQAQDIELPIIYEDDDILILNKPVGMVVHPGAGNHDNTLLNAMLNHCPGIDIVPRAGIVHRLDKDTTGLMVVAKTIPAHTHLVAELQAREITREYEAIVNGVMVAGGTVDAAIGRHQTKRTSMAVRHDGKPSVTHYRIIEKFADFTHLRLKLESGRTHQIRVHMSHIRHPLVGDPMYGGRMRLPKGASPELVETLRGFNRQALHAVKLGLFHPTSGEWMTWEAPLPEDFVKLRNTLRKQSPLI; from the coding sequence ATGAGTTCATCACGAGAAACGGTTGAGTTGTCGGCACAACTAGAAGATCAACATATTGGACAACGAATGGATCAGGTCTTGGCGGAGTTATTCCCGGACTATTCCCGTTCCCGTATAAAAGACTGGATATTGGCTGGTGGAGTGAAAATCGACGGGCAGGTTGTAGATAAGCCTCGCACCAAGATGCTGGGTAATGAAAGCATTGAAGTGACTGGTTTTATTGAAGTTCACTCTGCACATCAGGCACAGGACATCGAGCTACCTATCATTTATGAAGACGACGATATTCTGATTTTAAATAAGCCTGTTGGCATGGTGGTGCATCCTGGTGCGGGTAATCATGACAACACTTTATTGAATGCCATGTTAAATCATTGCCCTGGTATTGATATTGTGCCAAGAGCTGGCATTGTGCATCGCCTGGACAAAGACACCACGGGGTTGATGGTGGTAGCTAAAACCATTCCAGCTCACACGCATTTAGTTGCAGAATTGCAAGCTCGTGAGATTACCCGTGAATATGAAGCGATTGTAAATGGTGTCATGGTGGCTGGCGGTACTGTTGATGCGGCCATTGGTCGACATCAAACCAAGCGCACCAGTATGGCGGTACGGCACGACGGTAAGCCATCGGTAACCCACTATCGTATTATCGAAAAGTTCGCTGATTTTACTCATTTAAGATTGAAGCTGGAGTCGGGGCGTACCCATCAGATCCGTGTGCATATGTCGCATATTCGTCATCCGTTGGTAGGTGATCCGATGTATGGTGGTCGTATGCGATTGCCTAAAGGCGCGTCTCCTGAATTAGTTGAAACATTGCGAGGCTTTAACCGCCAGGCATTGCATGCCGTGAAACTGGGATTATTTCATCCCACATCTGGCGAATGGATGACTTGGGAAGCGCCGTTGCCAGAGGATTTTGTTAAGCTGCGAAATACACTGCGAAAACAATCGCCTCTTATTTAG
- a CDS encoding SRPBCC family protein has product MKNKLLFACFSLLVSHFAQAKVISNTEYGFTIENESIIKHSPEKAWQWFISDIDQWWPKSHSWWGEKGTFTLDDYAGGCFCEKTDAKTGNSAEHMRVNFVDKHKLLRMTGGLGPLQGMGIYGALDWRFEQTEQGDTKVTLRYQANGYNPESFKELIPIVDKVQAMQLGALVEYANKQVMQQ; this is encoded by the coding sequence ATGAAAAATAAATTATTGTTTGCCTGCTTTTCACTTCTTGTCTCTCATTTCGCTCAAGCCAAAGTGATCAGTAATACCGAGTATGGATTTACTATCGAAAATGAAAGCATCATCAAACATTCTCCAGAAAAAGCATGGCAGTGGTTTATTTCAGATATCGACCAGTGGTGGCCAAAAAGTCATAGCTGGTGGGGTGAAAAAGGCACATTCACTCTGGATGACTACGCTGGCGGCTGCTTTTGTGAAAAAACTGATGCCAAAACAGGTAACTCTGCTGAACATATGAGAGTCAACTTTGTCGATAAACACAAGTTATTGCGTATGACAGGTGGGCTAGGCCCTCTACAAGGGATGGGAATTTATGGCGCGCTTGACTGGCGCTTTGAACAGACAGAACAAGGCGATACCAAAGTCACTCTGCGTTATCAGGCTAATGGCTATAATCCAGAAAGCTTTAAAGAACTCATACCTATTGTTGATAAAGTTCAAGCGATGCAACTTGGCGCGTTGGTTGAATATGCGAATAAGCAAGTGATGCAACAATAA
- a CDS encoding S8 family peptidase yields MKFQKIFTAIAAAGLAFSTVAVEFQSAAPRLGQVGADGSSMDVRVIAHAKAGQLEAMKSALVAHGATFHAQKDDWVSVSLNVNAQNYTELESIASVDFVEIDQKRSSIPMDVQNLTPEQFAALADGDLYRWVGNEAVPYGIDAVQAYGFAPGANMPKVCIVDTGYNLGHPDLPSTNVDGTSEGAGAWNSDGHGHGTHVAGTIAALGGNDQGVVGVISESANLYITRVFNSSGSFVYSSDLAGAIEDCADAGATVVSMSLGGIINTKAEEKSIRKLADKGVLMIAAAGNDGDATHSYPASYDDVVSIAAVDVNNEQAYFSQYTAQVQLSGPGVSVASTVPGGYALYSGTSMATPHVSAVAALVWSHFPNCSSQEVLQALKASAKDLGAPGYDYQTGYGLVQVQGAYNYLADNACK; encoded by the coding sequence ATGAAATTCCAAAAAATATTTACTGCCATTGCCGCTGCTGGTTTAGCTTTCAGTACAGTAGCTGTTGAATTCCAATCTGCCGCTCCTCGCTTGGGTCAAGTAGGGGCTGACGGAAGTTCTATGGATGTCCGTGTTATAGCTCACGCCAAAGCAGGGCAATTGGAAGCGATGAAAAGCGCTTTGGTTGCTCATGGCGCGACTTTCCATGCCCAAAAAGACGACTGGGTTTCTGTAAGCCTTAACGTTAACGCACAAAACTACACCGAGTTAGAAAGCATTGCTTCTGTTGATTTTGTTGAAATCGATCAGAAAAGATCATCTATTCCAATGGATGTTCAGAACCTGACTCCTGAGCAATTCGCAGCTCTAGCTGACGGCGACCTTTATCGCTGGGTAGGTAATGAAGCGGTTCCTTACGGTATTGATGCAGTACAAGCTTATGGCTTCGCTCCAGGCGCGAACATGCCTAAAGTCTGTATCGTTGATACTGGTTACAACCTGGGCCATCCTGATCTACCTTCTACTAACGTTGATGGTACAAGTGAAGGTGCTGGTGCATGGAATTCTGATGGTCACGGTCACGGTACTCACGTAGCAGGAACTATCGCAGCTCTTGGCGGTAATGACCAAGGTGTTGTCGGTGTTATCTCTGAATCTGCAAACCTTTACATCACTCGTGTATTCAACAGCTCTGGCAGCTTTGTTTACTCTTCAGATCTTGCTGGTGCAATCGAAGATTGTGCTGATGCAGGTGCGACAGTAGTCAGTATGAGCCTTGGCGGCATCATCAATACTAAAGCAGAAGAGAAATCTATTCGCAAACTGGCTGACAAAGGCGTATTGATGATTGCTGCGGCGGGTAACGATGGTGACGCGACCCACAGCTACCCGGCATCATACGATGATGTAGTGTCTATCGCTGCGGTTGACGTAAACAACGAGCAAGCTTACTTCAGCCAATATACTGCTCAAGTACAGCTTTCTGGACCAGGTGTTTCTGTTGCTTCAACAGTACCTGGCGGATATGCGCTATATAGCGGTACTTCAATGGCGACGCCGCACGTATCTGCGGTAGCTGCATTGGTATGGTCTCACTTCCCTAACTGTTCTTCACAAGAAGTTTTGCAAGCATTAAAAGCATCTGCAAAAGACTTGGGCGCTCCAGGTTATGACTACCAAACAGGTTATGGTTTGGTTCAGGTACAAGGTGCCTATAATTATCTGGCTGACAATGCATGTAAATAA
- a CDS encoding RNA polymerase sigma factor translates to MAEYGAILGRVAASYEANFSLQQELFQEMCLSVWQALQRYQGNSSLKTYVLRVAHNRGVDHVAYQTRQIKPDPFNDEQGNENVSPHRKLQQEDQVARLLRAVRELPVTQRQVVTLSMEGLDYHDIAEVCGLTKSNVGVILNRAKTVLMQRVKSDE, encoded by the coding sequence ATGGCTGAGTATGGTGCTATTTTGGGGCGTGTAGCAGCTAGCTATGAAGCTAATTTCTCTCTACAACAAGAGTTGTTTCAGGAGATGTGCTTGTCAGTATGGCAGGCTTTGCAGCGTTATCAGGGTAATAGCAGTTTAAAAACTTATGTGCTTCGGGTCGCTCACAACAGAGGCGTTGATCATGTGGCTTACCAGACACGTCAGATCAAACCTGATCCTTTTAATGACGAACAAGGAAACGAGAATGTGTCTCCTCACAGAAAACTTCAGCAGGAAGATCAAGTGGCGAGACTATTACGAGCCGTCCGCGAGCTTCCAGTGACCCAAAGACAAGTGGTGACTCTATCTATGGAAGGGTTGGATTATCATGATATAGCGGAAGTCTGTGGATTAACAAAAAGTAATGTTGGCGTGATATTGAATCGTGCTAAAACCGTGCTGATGCAGAGAGTAAAAAGTGATGAATGA
- a CDS encoding alkaline phosphatase D family protein, which translates to MQFTRRKFLQTLAVTASSAAFTSTLVGCGDSKSGTVTVFTPTPVNIDNNGQYFPQSVASGDPKSDSVIIWTRAIKDSADVPLVLQVSTDDSFGTVVVEFEATAQASADNCIKIRVAGLSPDTHYYYRFLINGADEIISSRIGRTKTAPAEDNERNVKFAFVSCQDYIGRYYNTYLSVLQQDDLDFVVHLGDYIYETTGDDSFQSGNEVRNIVFDDQEGALTIGVGDSAFYAAASLSNYRQLYKEYRSDALLQQVHERFPMIVIWDDHEFSDDSWQDNATYTDGAMGEQNLERKRNSEQAFFEYIPMDHVAIRGEDGSSSDSLTVSEEHLYPNTRIYRDFRFGKHLHLVMSDYRTYRPDHIIPEDAFPGTVAMDQATTSGFLLATGMPQAQVDATVAQLSPYVNIDDAPFAPYKAAFLEVFTGLYMQALAAKLPLSQEELLAKAQGYAVANVQGKLATSYLNLVLSGAKAQLPAEHPLQQLPALPEAGVEQGIAFYTLAKTALFDNLGSRYLVIKDTYDLYAAYKEYVANLQGGTAQNAWATEQTNWMAQTFATSDATWKMLGSSVSFSPLMFDLSASRPYSGSVALESALGSGLLPAALQQRFYINVDHWDGAPQFKSGFIKDVLASNGVITLGGDIHSTYVTEHAAHPATGNKSFNFTTSSVSSGTFGSFLQRGMNSVLSQLGDVPDAVSQLPFFFNILMETATKRSDIADDLAFAEMWQHGVGIVTVSADNVQVEFHNVNSEINGESTITNSYYDAADEFLAMVDVHKFRVAGNQLEKLD; encoded by the coding sequence ATGCAATTTACAAGAAGAAAATTCCTGCAAACCTTGGCTGTCACAGCCTCCAGCGCCGCATTCACATCAACATTGGTGGGCTGTGGAGACAGCAAATCTGGCACAGTTACCGTATTCACACCCACTCCGGTGAACATTGATAATAACGGCCAATACTTCCCGCAATCGGTCGCTTCCGGCGATCCAAAATCCGACTCTGTTATCATTTGGACTCGTGCCATTAAAGACTCCGCAGACGTTCCTCTTGTATTGCAAGTTTCCACCGACGACAGCTTCGGCACAGTCGTTGTTGAATTTGAAGCCACAGCACAAGCCAGTGCCGATAACTGCATCAAGATCCGTGTCGCAGGTTTAAGCCCTGATACACATTACTACTACCGCTTCCTGATCAACGGCGCAGATGAAATCATCAGCAGCCGTATCGGTCGCACCAAGACCGCACCGGCAGAAGACAATGAACGCAATGTTAAATTTGCCTTTGTTTCTTGTCAGGACTATATCGGTCGCTACTACAACACCTATCTTTCAGTATTGCAGCAAGACGACCTGGACTTTGTTGTGCATTTGGGTGACTACATTTATGAAACCACGGGTGACGACTCATTCCAGAGTGGTAATGAAGTTCGTAATATCGTGTTTGATGATCAGGAAGGCGCTTTAACCATTGGTGTAGGCGACTCGGCATTTTATGCAGCCGCCAGCTTAAGCAACTATCGTCAGCTTTATAAAGAATACCGCTCTGATGCGTTGCTACAGCAAGTTCACGAGCGTTTCCCGATGATCGTAATTTGGGACGACCATGAATTCTCTGACGATTCATGGCAAGACAACGCCACCTATACCGATGGCGCAATGGGTGAGCAAAACCTGGAACGTAAACGCAATTCCGAGCAGGCTTTCTTTGAATATATCCCAATGGATCATGTTGCCATTCGTGGCGAAGATGGTTCTTCAAGCGACAGCTTGACCGTTTCCGAAGAACACTTGTATCCAAACACGCGTATTTACCGTGACTTCCGCTTTGGTAAGCACTTGCATCTGGTCATGAGTGATTATCGTACTTATCGCCCTGACCATATTATTCCAGAAGATGCGTTCCCCGGAACGGTGGCGATGGATCAGGCAACAACCAGTGGATTCTTGCTGGCTACCGGCATGCCGCAAGCACAGGTTGATGCAACCGTGGCGCAATTGTCTCCGTACGTGAATATTGATGACGCGCCTTTCGCGCCATATAAAGCAGCATTTTTAGAAGTATTCACCGGCTTATATATGCAAGCTCTGGCAGCAAAACTGCCGCTGAGTCAGGAAGAATTACTGGCAAAAGCACAAGGCTATGCCGTCGCCAATGTACAAGGCAAATTAGCGACCAGTTATCTGAACCTTGTATTGTCTGGCGCCAAAGCGCAATTACCCGCAGAGCACCCACTTCAACAGCTTCCAGCGTTACCAGAAGCCGGCGTTGAACAAGGTATCGCTTTCTACACCTTGGCGAAAACCGCATTATTCGACAATCTGGGCAGCCGTTATCTGGTTATTAAAGACACTTACGATCTGTACGCTGCATACAAAGAATATGTGGCTAACCTGCAAGGTGGCACGGCTCAGAATGCCTGGGCAACCGAACAAACCAACTGGATGGCGCAAACCTTCGCAACATCCGATGCCACATGGAAGATGCTAGGTAGTTCAGTCTCCTTCTCCCCATTGATGTTCGACTTGTCAGCAAGCCGTCCATATTCTGGCTCGGTTGCGCTGGAATCCGCTCTGGGCTCAGGCTTATTGCCAGCAGCATTGCAACAACGCTTCTATATTAACGTTGATCACTGGGATGGCGCACCGCAATTCAAATCAGGCTTTATCAAAGATGTACTTGCCAGCAACGGTGTAATCACACTAGGCGGCGACATCCATTCAACCTATGTCACGGAACATGCGGCACATCCAGCAACGGGTAATAAGTCGTTTAACTTTACGACGTCATCGGTTTCATCCGGCACATTTGGGAGCTTCCTGCAACGCGGTATGAACTCGGTATTATCCCAATTGGGCGATGTACCCGATGCGGTAAGCCAGTTACCGTTCTTCTTCAACATTTTGATGGAAACCGCTACCAAGCGCTCTGATATCGCTGACGACTTAGCCTTTGCGGAAATGTGGCAACACGGCGTTGGTATCGTCACCGTGTCGGCTGACAACGTACAAGTGGAATTCCATAACGTTAACAGCGAAATTAATGGTGAATCGACCATCACCAACAGCTACTACGATGCAGCCGATGAATTCCTGGCGATGGTAGACGTACACAAATTCCGTGTAGCGGGTAATCAGCTGGAAAAACTCGATTAA
- a CDS encoding Lon protease family protein, protein MTKAQPLEYQQLYAKPNNRLIDAALKDDSVMQTTFIGQERAREALSFGLGINASGYNLYVMGEPATGRYTLVHEYVEKQAAGRVDSPDDWCYINNFDDEREPYALRLAPGEGKRFQKEMSLLIDELLDTFPAVFDNPGYQRKKAAINREYDQLYNGVIDELELYAQKKELALYEDNGSISFSPIIDGKPIDDEEFAKLSDEKRQYYYNLIDELEGVLSERLIEMPQWKRAVSEKLRNLKRETAEEGIRPLLKELEHKYSSELGILKFLRQLKGHLAQTVVEVLSSDTKDEKHDEFDKRSILEEQYLPNILTTHDLDSGAPVVYEPNPTYQNIFGRIEYSNIHGSLYTNYRMIRPGALHRANGGYLLLDADKMIQQPFVWESLKLALKFGTIKIDISQHDYGMVNSITLNPQPIPIDVKVILMGTRDLYYGMQEYDDEFDELFRVLVDFDHEINLDRTTLFDFVGRVRNHINRLQLNGISKSAMSRLVEYSLRLAEHQQRLSARFANVIELLEEATYFCRQDESTEMDVTHIEKALDAKQRRSGRISQSLLDDIKEGQILIATEGTAVGKVNGLTVLEIGDSVFGTPTRITSTVYPGSNGVVDIEREVELGRSIHSKGVMLLTGYLGHKYALDFPLTLCANIAIEQSYGHIDGDSASLAELIVLISALTGVPINQEIAVTGSINQYGQVQPVGGVNEKIEGFFHVCQERGLTGTQGVIIPKPNQVNLMLNNNVINAVKKGQFHIYTAETVDDALSLLTGKKAGELSSKNRYPKGSMNHLAVERLKKLSDIVNGHDGD, encoded by the coding sequence ATGACAAAAGCCCAACCTCTTGAGTACCAACAATTATACGCCAAGCCAAATAATCGCCTGATTGACGCGGCATTGAAAGATGACTCTGTTATGCAGACAACATTTATTGGTCAGGAGCGCGCCAGAGAAGCATTGAGTTTTGGTTTGGGGATTAATGCCTCTGGCTACAATTTATATGTTATGGGTGAGCCTGCCACCGGGCGATACACACTTGTGCATGAGTATGTTGAAAAGCAAGCTGCCGGCAGAGTAGATTCTCCCGATGACTGGTGTTACATCAATAATTTTGACGATGAGCGAGAGCCTTACGCTTTGCGCCTTGCCCCGGGTGAAGGCAAGCGTTTCCAAAAAGAAATGAGCTTGCTGATTGATGAACTGCTGGATACTTTCCCGGCGGTGTTTGATAACCCTGGCTATCAGCGTAAAAAAGCGGCGATTAATCGCGAATATGACCAGTTATATAACGGCGTTATTGATGAATTGGAGCTCTATGCTCAGAAGAAAGAATTAGCGCTGTATGAAGACAATGGTTCTATCAGCTTTTCCCCTATTATTGATGGCAAACCCATTGATGATGAAGAATTTGCCAAGCTATCAGATGAAAAGCGCCAATACTATTACAACTTGATTGACGAGCTGGAGGGGGTTTTAAGTGAGCGCCTGATCGAAATGCCGCAATGGAAGCGAGCGGTATCGGAAAAATTGCGTAACTTGAAGCGCGAAACCGCAGAAGAAGGCATTCGTCCTCTATTAAAAGAACTGGAACACAAGTATTCCTCTGAGTTGGGAATTTTAAAGTTTTTGCGTCAATTGAAGGGGCATCTGGCACAAACTGTGGTTGAAGTGCTGTCTTCCGACACCAAAGATGAAAAACACGATGAGTTTGATAAGCGTAGTATTCTGGAAGAGCAGTACCTGCCTAATATCTTAACAACGCATGACCTGGATAGCGGTGCGCCTGTTGTTTACGAGCCAAACCCGACCTACCAGAATATTTTTGGACGCATTGAATACAGTAATATTCATGGTTCTTTGTATACCAACTATCGCATGATCCGTCCAGGAGCGTTACACCGTGCGAATGGCGGTTACTTGCTGCTGGATGCCGATAAGATGATCCAGCAGCCCTTCGTTTGGGAATCGCTGAAACTGGCGTTGAAATTCGGCACGATCAAGATCGATATTTCCCAGCATGACTATGGCATGGTGAACTCTATCACCTTGAATCCTCAGCCTATTCCTATTGATGTTAAGGTGATATTGATGGGAACCCGTGATTTGTATTACGGCATGCAGGAGTATGATGATGAGTTCGACGAACTGTTCAGAGTGCTGGTGGATTTTGATCATGAAATCAACCTGGATAGAACCACGCTGTTTGACTTTGTTGGACGAGTTCGTAATCACATTAACCGTTTGCAACTAAATGGTATTTCCAAGTCGGCCATGAGTCGGTTGGTGGAGTACAGCTTACGTTTGGCTGAGCATCAGCAGCGTTTGTCGGCTCGTTTTGCTAACGTTATCGAATTGCTGGAAGAAGCGACCTATTTTTGCCGTCAGGATGAATCCACAGAAATGGATGTGACGCATATTGAGAAAGCGCTGGATGCCAAGCAGCGTCGTAGTGGGCGCATCAGCCAATCTTTGCTGGATGATATCAAGGAAGGGCAGATCCTGATTGCCACTGAAGGCACTGCCGTTGGTAAAGTGAACGGCTTAACGGTACTTGAAATTGGGGATAGCGTATTTGGTACGCCAACGAGGATCACTTCTACGGTATACCCGGGTTCGAATGGCGTTGTGGATATTGAACGGGAAGTTGAACTTGGGCGTTCAATTCACTCAAAAGGTGTCATGTTGTTAACGGGATATTTAGGGCATAAGTACGCGCTCGATTTTCCGCTTACTTTATGTGCCAATATCGCGATTGAACAATCCTATGGTCACATTGATGGTGACAGCGCTTCTTTGGCGGAGCTTATAGTGTTGATCTCAGCGTTAACAGGCGTACCGATTAATCAGGAAATTGCGGTTACGGGCTCTATTAACCAGTACGGGCAAGTGCAACCGGTTGGTGGGGTTAATGAGAAGATTGAAGGCTTCTTCCATGTTTGTCAGGAACGTGGTTTAACAGGGACTCAAGGAGTGATTATTCCCAAGCCGAATCAGGTTAATTTGATGCTGAACAATAATGTCATCAATGCCGTGAAGAAAGGCCAGTTCCATATTTATACTGCGGAAACTGTGGATGATGCCTTGTCGTTGTTAACCGGGAAAAAAGCCGGGGAGTTATCCAGCAAAAACCGTTATCCCAAAGGTTCAATGAATCACCTGGCAGTGGAACGACTGAAAAAGCTGTCGGATATCGTTAACGGACATGATGGGGATTAG
- a CDS encoding SulP family inorganic anion transporter: MNKHPSFLPVASALRGSMKQYNASMFRHDLLAAFVVSLVALPLSMALSIAVGLPPQHGLYTAIVAGIIVPLLGGSIWQVSGPTAAFVVILAPIVSQHGLRGIVWSGLIAGVILIGMGISRLGRLINYVPYPVTTGFTAGIAVVLAVLSLNDFMGLGIASFDGSFIQKLSLIGAHFSSLQPATLVVGVVTLALLFWGERIVPFMPAAMTAILVGTGLALAFTSMGYEVATIGSKFSYTGAEGEVVSGIPPYPPVFSWPTFSPGELFTIPTFTEFHDLLFPAVAIAILAAIESLLSATVADSMAGTKHDPNAELTGIGVGNVFSALAAGIPATGAIARTATVINNGARSPLASSIHAVLIMLYVLILAPYISYVPMAALAALLIHTAYRMSHYKQFIRTMQIAPGSDVVVLLVCFVLTVFIDMVAGVGIGMICASLLLIKRVMEMTQVEVEGDTNELVVGVPTNAPQFPKGTVVYRVRGPLFFGTIEKAFERYQFTHDYVKRFILDIRGVPFIDMTGLVAVKTMLSSIAREERPVHIICNSPEIQKKIQQKISDHHVKQFVHFHQSLDELQ; the protein is encoded by the coding sequence ATGAATAAACACCCGTCTTTCCTTCCGGTTGCTTCAGCCTTACGAGGTTCAATGAAGCAATACAATGCTTCTATGTTCCGCCACGATTTGTTAGCTGCCTTTGTGGTTTCTCTGGTTGCTTTGCCGCTTTCAATGGCGCTTTCCATTGCCGTTGGGCTGCCGCCGCAACATGGTTTGTACACTGCGATTGTGGCAGGGATTATTGTTCCTTTGTTGGGCGGTTCTATTTGGCAGGTAAGTGGCCCAACGGCAGCGTTTGTGGTGATTTTGGCGCCAATTGTGAGCCAGCACGGGCTAAGAGGCATTGTCTGGTCGGGGCTTATTGCCGGTGTCATATTGATAGGTATGGGAATCTCTCGATTGGGGAGATTAATCAATTATGTGCCTTATCCTGTTACAACGGGCTTTACCGCCGGAATTGCTGTGGTGCTGGCGGTGTTGTCGTTGAATGATTTTATGGGCTTGGGCATTGCCAGTTTCGATGGTTCTTTTATACAGAAACTGTCGCTGATTGGGGCTCACTTTTCTTCATTACAACCCGCTACATTGGTCGTGGGGGTTGTTACCCTGGCGCTACTGTTTTGGGGTGAGCGCATTGTTCCTTTTATGCCCGCTGCGATGACGGCCATTCTGGTCGGTACTGGGTTGGCTCTGGCGTTTACGTCGATGGGTTATGAGGTTGCCACCATCGGTAGCAAGTTTAGCTATACCGGCGCAGAAGGAGAGGTGGTATCGGGAATTCCGCCTTATCCTCCAGTATTCAGTTGGCCTACCTTTTCTCCCGGTGAATTGTTTACAATTCCTACTTTTACCGAGTTTCATGATCTGCTATTCCCCGCCGTTGCTATTGCAATATTGGCGGCTATCGAGTCTTTGTTGTCGGCGACGGTGGCAGACAGCATGGCGGGAACCAAACATGACCCCAATGCGGAACTGACAGGCATTGGCGTTGGCAATGTTTTCTCAGCGTTGGCGGCAGGTATTCCGGCAACCGGAGCCATTGCTCGTACCGCGACCGTGATCAACAACGGCGCTCGGTCTCCACTCGCGTCCAGTATTCATGCTGTCTTGATCATGTTGTACGTGCTTATTCTGGCTCCCTATATCAGTTATGTGCCTATGGCTGCGTTGGCGGCTTTATTGATCCATACGGCTTATCGCATGTCTCACTACAAGCAATTCATTCGTACCATGCAGATTGCGCCCGGCAGTGATGTGGTGGTGTTGCTGGTGTGTTTTGTTTTAACCGTGTTTATCGACATGGTGGCGGGCGTGGGTATCGGGATGATTTGCGCGTCATTGTTGTTGATAAAACGTGTGATGGAAATGACGCAGGTGGAAGTTGAAGGTGATACCAACGAGCTTGTTGTTGGTGTGCCGACTAATGCGCCGCAATTTCCTAAAGGTACGGTTGTGTACCGGGTTCGAGGCCCCTTGTTTTTCGGCACCATTGAAAAAGCTTTCGAGCGCTATCAATTCACGCATGACTACGTAAAACGCTTTATTCTGGATATTCGAGGCGTGCCTTTTATTGATATGACAGGGTTGGTTGCTGTGAAAACCATGTTGTCATCCATCGCCAGAGAAGAGCGTCCGGTGCATATCATCTGCAATTCCCCGGAGATTCAGAAAAAGATCCAGCAAAAGATTTCTGATCACCATGTTAAGCAGTTTGTGCATTTTCATCAGAGTTTGGATGAGTTGCAGTGA
- a CDS encoding cupin domain-containing protein, with protein sequence MSTVSIHNTEHYQWGEPNAKGQRCDGWHLVKTPTLNIIQERVPQGCAEVKHYHQHAEQFFFVLEGIATIELENQLYELSPLQGLHVPAGKAHLLRNDQEQDLIFTVTSTPPSHGDKILV encoded by the coding sequence ATGAGCACAGTCTCAATCCACAACACCGAACATTACCAATGGGGAGAACCCAACGCCAAAGGACAAAGATGTGATGGCTGGCATCTGGTGAAAACGCCAACCTTGAATATTATTCAGGAGCGAGTACCTCAAGGCTGCGCCGAAGTTAAGCATTATCACCAACATGCTGAGCAGTTTTTCTTCGTGCTGGAAGGGATAGCAACAATAGAGCTGGAAAACCAATTGTATGAACTCTCGCCTCTCCAGGGCTTGCATGTTCCGGCAGGAAAAGCCCATTTATTGCGTAATGATCAAGAACAAGACTTGATATTTACCGTAACATCCACGCCGCCCAGTCATGGTGATAAAATCCTTGTATAA
- a CDS encoding outer membrane protein assembly factor BamD — translation MNTISLLRLLPILIILPILTACSSSPDDEDIVIANKGAEALYEDAKRSMEVGNFSQAAATLSALDSRYPFGPLSHQVQLDLIYAYYKSNKTDECLATIDRFIRLNPNHSDVDYAIYMRGLVNMGSDSNFFQDIVGIDRSDRDATQARQAFNDFKGLIEKYPNSRYAADSRKRMGHIKNRLAKYELAVARYYMKRDAYVAAANRGQYVVEQFSDTGHVQEALEIMVECYEQMGLQDLKNNALQTLRLNFPESSYVN, via the coding sequence ATGAATACAATAAGTTTATTACGTCTTTTACCCATTTTAATCATCCTGCCAATTTTGACGGCGTGTTCATCTTCTCCTGATGACGAAGACATTGTCATAGCCAATAAAGGTGCTGAAGCATTATATGAAGATGCCAAACGCAGCATGGAAGTGGGTAATTTCAGTCAGGCAGCAGCAACCTTAAGTGCTCTGGATTCTCGTTACCCGTTTGGGCCTTTGTCGCATCAAGTCCAGTTAGATTTGATCTACGCCTATTATAAATCCAACAAAACCGATGAATGTTTGGCGACTATCGACCGCTTTATTCGCTTAAACCCGAACCATTCCGATGTGGATTACGCCATTTATATGCGCGGGTTGGTCAATATGGGCTCTGACTCCAATTTCTTTCAGGATATTGTTGGCATTGACCGTTCAGACCGCGATGCCACTCAGGCTCGCCAAGCCTTCAACGACTTCAAAGGGCTTATTGAAAAGTACCCGAACAGTCGTTACGCAGCAGATTCACGCAAGCGTATGGGGCATATCAAAAATCGTTTAGCGAAATATGAGTTAGCAGTGGCTCGTTACTATATGAAGCGCGATGCTTATGTAGCAGCAGCGAATCGCGGCCAATATGTCGTTGAGCAATTCTCCGACACAGGCCATGTACAAGAAGCCTTGGAGATCATGGTTGAATGTTATGAGCAAATGGGGCTGCAAGATTTAAAGAATAATGCTTTGCAGACATTACGCTTAAACTTCCCTGAGAGCAGCTACGTTAACTAA